In a single window of the Halomicroarcula saliterrae genome:
- the cyaB gene encoding class IV adenylate cyclase — protein MYEVEVKVAADLAAVAERLDELSATQTGDVVQVDTYYDAPHREFAETDEALRVRRETRDGETAARITYKGPLVEAESKTREEYETAVGDGETADTIFERLGFEPAATVRKDRRFYRYDGYTVTLDAVEGVGEFVEVETETDESGVEAAREGAFAVLRELGLDPENQTRTSYLGMLLENA, from the coding sequence ATGTACGAAGTCGAAGTGAAAGTCGCCGCCGACCTGGCCGCGGTCGCCGAGCGCCTCGACGAACTGAGCGCCACACAGACGGGCGACGTCGTGCAGGTCGACACGTACTACGACGCGCCACACCGGGAGTTCGCCGAGACCGACGAGGCGCTCCGGGTGCGACGCGAGACCCGTGACGGCGAGACAGCGGCCCGCATCACGTACAAGGGACCGCTGGTAGAGGCGGAGTCGAAGACCCGCGAGGAGTACGAGACCGCGGTCGGCGACGGCGAGACGGCCGATACCATCTTCGAGCGCCTCGGGTTCGAGCCGGCGGCGACGGTGCGGAAAGACCGGCGGTTCTACCGCTACGACGGCTACACGGTCACGCTCGACGCCGTCGAGGGCGTCGGCGAGTTCGTCGAGGTGGAGACCGAAACCGACGAGAGCGGTGTCGAGGCCGCCCGCGAGGGCGCCTTCGCCGTGCTCCGCGAACTGGGCCTCGACCCCGAGAACCAGACCCGCACGTCGTATCTCGGTATGCTGCTCGAAAATGCCTGA
- a CDS encoding methionine adenosyltransferase, whose amino-acid sequence MTERNIHVAPESGLAVEDQNVEIVERKGIGHPDSICDGVAESVSRALARTYIDRFGKVLHYNTDETQLVAGTAAPAYGGGEVLEPIYLLVVGRATKSYDGERIPAETIALRAAREYLGEQFPHLDLGTDIVVDVEFGEGSGDLQTVFGEEATVPNANDTSYGVGHAPLSETERIVADTEHKLTGEYADENPVVGQDVKVMGKREGDHIDVTVAVAMVDEHVADLEAYKRAVEDVRTYVTALATEYTDREVTVHVNTADDYDEESIYLTTTGTSAEQGDDGSVGRGNRANGLITPNRPMSMEATSGKNPVNHIGKIYNLLSTETAKSVVDEVDGIRQIQVRLLSQIGSPIDQPHVADAMVVTEDGVAVGDIEAAVRDAIDAELDDVTEITRKVIDGELSTF is encoded by the coding sequence ATGACAGAGCGGAACATCCACGTCGCGCCCGAGAGCGGGCTCGCTGTCGAGGACCAGAACGTCGAAATCGTCGAGCGAAAGGGTATCGGCCACCCGGACTCCATCTGTGACGGGGTCGCAGAGAGCGTCTCCCGCGCGCTCGCACGGACCTACATCGACCGGTTCGGGAAGGTGCTCCACTACAACACGGACGAGACCCAGCTCGTGGCCGGGACGGCCGCGCCGGCCTACGGCGGCGGCGAGGTGCTCGAACCGATCTATCTCCTCGTCGTCGGCCGGGCGACGAAAAGCTACGACGGCGAGCGCATCCCCGCCGAGACCATCGCGCTGCGGGCCGCTCGCGAGTATCTGGGCGAGCAGTTCCCGCATCTCGACCTCGGGACAGACATCGTCGTCGACGTGGAGTTCGGCGAGGGGTCGGGCGACCTCCAGACCGTCTTCGGCGAGGAGGCCACCGTCCCCAACGCCAACGACACGAGCTACGGCGTCGGCCACGCGCCGCTCTCGGAGACCGAGCGCATCGTCGCCGACACCGAGCACAAGCTCACCGGCGAGTACGCCGACGAGAACCCCGTCGTAGGTCAGGACGTGAAGGTCATGGGCAAGCGCGAGGGGGACCACATCGACGTGACCGTCGCCGTCGCGATGGTCGACGAGCACGTCGCCGACCTGGAGGCGTACAAGCGAGCCGTCGAAGACGTTCGCACGTACGTCACCGCGCTCGCGACGGAGTACACCGACCGCGAGGTGACCGTCCACGTCAACACCGCCGACGACTACGACGAGGAGTCCATCTACCTCACCACGACCGGTACCAGCGCCGAACAGGGCGACGACGGCTCCGTCGGCCGTGGCAACCGCGCCAACGGCCTCATCACGCCCAACCGACCGATGAGCATGGAGGCCACGTCCGGGAAGAACCCCGTCAACCACATCGGGAAGATTTACAACCTCCTCTCGACCGAGACCGCCAAGTCCGTCGTCGACGAGGTCGACGGCATCCGTCAGATTCAGGTCCGGCTGCTCTCCCAGATCGGCTCGCCTATCGACCAGCCCCACGTCGCCGACGCGATGGTCGTCACCGAGGACGGCGTCGCCGTCGGCGACATCGAGGCGGCGGTCAGAGACGCTATCGACGCGGAGCTGGACGACGTGACCGAGATTACTCGCAAGGTCATCGACGGCGAGCTCTCGACGTTCTGA
- a CDS encoding SagB/ThcOx family dehydrogenase, protein MSQLPDGLYPLYRLYHRNQHDLVDADAVAVDDRSWPTGGYREYTRLESETPSASFDPDDTPFLRQLRSRSSFDDPTEPRPVTRDELFTVLTSAYRVDPASGTRPVASAGQRYPLEIYPLVVDAVDLDSGLYHYNPAANTLERPADPDYVDDRFGPLNRFVGEQWTHLDTDHAVSVMLLVTGLPSRSTAKYGERGYLFTLVEAGAVLHAMQLAADHLGIGSRPYAGFRYDAVDALLGLADRPNEWTLVSVALAHP, encoded by the coding sequence ATGAGCCAACTGCCTGACGGCCTGTATCCGCTGTATCGGCTGTACCACCGGAACCAGCACGACCTCGTCGACGCCGACGCGGTGGCTGTGGACGACCGGTCGTGGCCGACCGGCGGGTACAGGGAGTACACGCGGCTGGAGTCGGAGACGCCGTCCGCGTCGTTCGACCCCGACGACACTCCCTTCCTGCGACAGCTGCGCTCGCGGTCCTCGTTCGACGACCCGACCGAGCCGCGGCCGGTGACCAGAGACGAGTTGTTCACCGTCCTCACCAGTGCGTACCGGGTGGACCCGGCGTCGGGGACCAGACCCGTCGCCTCGGCCGGGCAGCGCTACCCCCTCGAAATCTATCCGCTCGTCGTCGACGCCGTCGACCTCGATTCCGGGCTCTATCACTACAATCCCGCGGCGAACACACTGGAGCGCCCGGCCGACCCCGACTACGTCGACGACCGGTTCGGCCCCCTCAACCGCTTCGTCGGCGAGCAGTGGACACATCTCGACACCGACCACGCCGTCAGCGTCATGCTCCTCGTCACGGGCCTCCCGTCGCGGTCGACGGCGAAGTACGGCGAACGGGGGTATCTGTTCACGCTCGTCGAGGCCGGCGCGGTGCTCCACGCGATGCAGCTCGCCGCGGACCATCTCGGCATCGGCTCGCGCCCCTACGCCGGGTTCCGCTACGACGCCGTCGACGCGCTGCTCGGCCTCGCGGACCGGCCGAACGAGTGGACGCTCGTGAGCGTGGCGCTCGCCCATCCCTGA